TGCTCCTGCTCGTCATGGGCGCGGTCGTGATCGGAAAGGGCGTCGGCGGCCTGTAGGGCTACCGGAATCGATGCTGAGGAGTCGGCGTGGGTGACCTGCTCGTACTGCTGATCCCGGAGATCATCGGGTTGATCATCACCCCCGGGGCGATCGTCGGGTGTGTGCTGCTGCTGCAGTCCAGCCGCCCGACCGCGAATTCCTGCGCCTTCGGCGGCGCGTTTCTGCTGGTCTATACCCAGATCGCGATCGCGGCGCTGCTGGGTGGTGCCGGGGATCCGCAATCGACCAGTAAGGACACCTCGCATTGGGCGGGCCTCGCGGTCGGACTGCTGTTCCTGGCCTGCGGAGTGTGGATCGCGATACGCAAGCCCAGGTCACGCCACGCGGCGCCGCGCTGGGTCGGCGAACTCGAGAACGTCGGTCCCCGAGGGGCTTTCATCATGGGACTGGGGCTCGCGGTGATCAATCCCAATCTGTTCATCATGATGTCCGGGATGAGCCTGATCTCGAGCTCGGGCGTCTCGGTGAGCATGGCCATCCTCGCGACCGTCGTGCTGCTGATCTCCGCGATCCTGGACTTCGTGATCCCGATCGGCATCTTCCTGCTGCTCGGCGAGCGCGCCCGCACCGGTCTCGATGCCGCGAAGACGTGGATGATCGGGCATACCCGGGTGCTGTCGCTGGGGGTGATGTTCGGCTTCGGCGCGTTGTTCACCATTCGCGGCATCGTGAACCTGGCGTGAGGTCAGCCGCTCACCGCTGCGAGGGCAGGATTCCGATCCGGGGCCGGCACGCTGGTCATCGCGCGATATCGGCGACCACCCGGAAGCCCAGATTCCCGGTCGAGGAGACCGGTTCACTGCCTTGGCGGGCCGACACCCGGTAGCGGCGGCAGTAGGACAGGTGGCACAGATACGACCCGCCGCGCATCACCCGGTCCCTGCCCAGATCGGGTCCGGCCGGATTGCGCTCCGGGCTGTGGCGGTAATAGTCCGGCGAGAAGAAGTCGGCACACCACTCCCACACGTTGCCGGTGGTGTTGTAGAGACCGAAATCGTTGGGCGCGTACGCGTTCACCGGCATGGTGCCCAGGTGCGCACCGGGCGCGGTCCGGGGAAAGTCGCCGGTGAACACGTTCATTCGCCGCTGCCCGCCGGGTTCGAAGTCCGCACCCCACGGAAAGGGGCCGGTGGATCCGGCGCGGGCGGCGTACTCCCATTCGGCCTCGGTGGGCAGGCGGGTGCCCGACCACGCGCAGTAGGCGCGCGCGTCCGCCCAGGACACGTGCACCACGGGATGGTCGGACAGTGCGGCGACATCGGAGGCGGGGCCGAACGGATGGGCCCAGTCGGCACCCTCGACCTGCCGCCACCACGGCGCGTTCGCGACCGCCCGGGTCGGCGGCATATCGTCGGGCAGCAGTCCGGCGAAGACGAACGACCAGCCGTATTCCTCGGCGTCGGTGCGATATCCGGTAGCGGCGACGAACGCGGCGAATTCGGTATTGGTGACCGCGACGGGTCCGATCGCGAAGGCGTCCACCGTGACCGGATGGCACGGGCCCTCACCGTCACCGGGATATGCCCAGCGGCTCTCGTCGCCCATGGTGAACGTGCCACCGGGAAGGCGTATCAGCGATCCGGTCACCGTGGCGGCCGCCGGCCCCGGCTCGGAAATCCTGTCGTGAAAAGATTCTTTTTCCGATACGGCGTTGCGGTCGGCGGTAGGGGCGCATTGGCAGGTCTGTTTCCCGGATTCGGTGCGGTGCTGCATGATGTCCTCTCCCGCTCGTCGCCGCCGCGGC
The genomic region above belongs to Nocardia spumae and contains:
- a CDS encoding GAP family protein; protein product: MGDLLVLLIPEIIGLIITPGAIVGCVLLLQSSRPTANSCAFGGAFLLVYTQIAIAALLGGAGDPQSTSKDTSHWAGLAVGLLFLACGVWIAIRKPRSRHAAPRWVGELENVGPRGAFIMGLGLAVINPNLFIMMSGMSLISSSGVSVSMAILATVVLLISAILDFVIPIGIFLLLGERARTGLDAAKTWMIGHTRVLSLGVMFGFGALFTIRGIVNLA
- a CDS encoding formylglycine-generating enzyme family protein, with product MQHRTESGKQTCQCAPTADRNAVSEKESFHDRISEPGPAAATVTGSLIRLPGGTFTMGDESRWAYPGDGEGPCHPVTVDAFAIGPVAVTNTEFAAFVAATGYRTDAEEYGWSFVFAGLLPDDMPPTRAVANAPWWRQVEGADWAHPFGPASDVAALSDHPVVHVSWADARAYCAWSGTRLPTEAEWEYAARAGSTGPFPWGADFEPGGQRRMNVFTGDFPRTAPGAHLGTMPVNAYAPNDFGLYNTTGNVWEWCADFFSPDYYRHSPERNPAGPDLGRDRVMRGGSYLCHLSYCRRYRVSARQGSEPVSSTGNLGFRVVADIAR